In Ipomoea triloba cultivar NCNSP0323 chromosome 15, ASM357664v1, one genomic interval encodes:
- the LOC116007131 gene encoding protein AGENET DOMAIN (AGD)-CONTAINING P1: MEHCFEALLNTYFTDGAEIEISSDDDGFRGAWYEGKVVRSVSKKVKKNASKKEHRVQVVVEYATLMADDGDTQPLQETVDIVQVRPRPPRERRRTFNFNEEVDAYCNDGWWEGIVMKVLEGRKYSVFFRASKEQLDFAESQLRLHREWVNGDWAPPLEHENDEEIVTPTEKKRSNDIGQEIFSQGMKVEVSSDEEGFKGAWFAATVVKQLDSGNYVIEYQNLRNDDDTEFLQEEVDHLHIRPCPPDIERVNSFKVQEKVDALYNDGWWVGMISKVLKGKKYIVHFSNTNEELEFKHVDVRPHQDWIDGKWIMASKAKQLSSRTSKSKS; this comes from the exons ATGGAACACTGCTTTGAAGCGCTGTTGAACACCTACTTCACGGATGGGGCGGAGATTGAGATTAGCAGCGACGACGATGGCTTCCGCGGCGCGTGGTACGAGGGCAAGGTGGTCCGCTCTGTTTCGAAGAAAGTAAAGAAGAATGCCAGCAAGAAAGAGCACCGGGTGCAGGTGGTGGTGGAGTACGCGACGCTAATGGCGGACGATGGCGACACGCAGCCGCTACAAGAAACAGTCGACATCGTGCAGGTCCGGCCGCGGCCGCCCCGGGAGCGCCGCCGGACCTTCAACTTCAACGAGGAAGTGGACGCCTACTGCAATGATGGATGGTGGGAGGGCATTGTAATGAAGGTGCTGGAAGGCAGGAAGTACTCCGTTTTCTTCAGGGCAAGCAAGGAACAGCTGGATTTCGCGGAGTCTCAGCTCCGTCTCCACCGCGAGTGGGTAAATGGCGACTGGGCCCCGCCCTTGGAACATGAAAATGATGAG GAAATAGTAACTCCAACAGAGAAGAAGCGTAGCAATGATATCGGTCAAGAAATTTTCAGTCAAGGAATGAAAGTTGAAGTTAGCAGTGATGAAGAGGGTTTTAAAGGTGCTTGGTTTGCTGCAACTGTTGTAAAACAATTAGATAGCGGTAATTACGTGATAGAGTATCAGAACCTAAGGAATGATGACGACACAGAGTTTTTGCAAGAAGAGGTCGATCATTTGCATATACGGCCATGTCCTCCTGATATTGAAAGAGTTAATAGTTTCAAAGTTCAAGAGAAAGTTGATGCCCTGTATAATGATGGATGGTGGGTGGGGATGATTTCTAAAGTtcttaaaggaaaaaaatacaTTGTGCACTTCAGCAATACAAATGAGGAATTGGAGTTTAAGCATGTTGATGTGAGGCCACACCAGGATTGGATTGATGGAAAATGGATTATGGCTTCCAAG GCTAAACAATTGTCCTCGAGGACCAGCAAATCGAAGAGTTAA